A region of Jannaschia sp. W003 DNA encodes the following proteins:
- a CDS encoding GNAT family N-acetyltransferase, which produces MIALSGTPTLRTERLVLRAPEAGDWPAFRRFLLSDRARFIRTGEMTPALAWRAFGHFVGHWVLRGFGSFVYHRAGDPAPLGATGPWFPEGWPEREIGWTVWSPEAEGRGYAFEAARAAVAHAFRDLGWDTAVSYVDPGNARSVALAERLGARRDPEAPSSPAFEGALVFRHPRPEEAA; this is translated from the coding sequence ATGATCGCCCTCTCCGGCACGCCCACCCTGCGCACCGAGCGCCTCGTCCTGCGCGCCCCCGAGGCGGGCGACTGGCCCGCCTTCCGCCGCTTCCTCCTCTCGGACCGCGCCCGCTTCATCCGCACCGGCGAGATGACGCCCGCGCTCGCGTGGCGCGCCTTCGGCCACTTCGTGGGCCACTGGGTGCTGCGCGGCTTCGGCTCGTTCGTCTATCACCGCGCGGGCGACCCCGCGCCGCTCGGCGCCACCGGCCCGTGGTTCCCCGAGGGCTGGCCCGAGCGCGAGATCGGCTGGACCGTCTGGTCGCCTGAGGCCGAGGGCCGGGGCTACGCCTTCGAGGCCGCGCGCGCCGCCGTCGCCCACGCCTTCCGCGACCTCGGCTGGGACACCGCCGTCAGCTACGTCGACCCGGGGAACGCGCGCTCCGTCGCCCTGGCCGAGCGCCTCGGCGCCCGCCGCGACCCCGAGGCGCCCTCGTCCCCCGCCTTCGAGGGCGCCCTGGTGTTCCGCCATCCCCGCCCCGAGGAGGCCGCCTGA
- a CDS encoding GNAT family N-acetyltransferase: MTGTAVHIPTLATARLVLRAHRLADFDAYVETLASERARWMDRLDRRDAWFAFANDVAGWQLHGYGGLAVDLYDGTHVALCGIQRPAHFPEPELGWILHAGHEGRGYATEAARAVLDWARGRVASLVSYVTPGNDRSAAVARRLGARLDGAAPLPDGETPAETVVFRHWGAPA; the protein is encoded by the coding sequence GTGACCGGCACGGCGGTCCATATCCCGACGCTCGCCACCGCGCGTCTCGTCCTGCGTGCCCACCGGCTCGCGGACTTCGACGCCTATGTCGAGACGCTGGCCTCGGAGCGCGCGCGCTGGATGGACCGCCTCGACCGCCGCGACGCGTGGTTCGCCTTCGCCAACGATGTGGCCGGCTGGCAGCTCCACGGCTACGGCGGGCTGGCAGTCGACCTCTACGACGGCACCCACGTGGCCCTCTGCGGCATCCAGCGCCCCGCCCACTTCCCCGAGCCGGAGCTTGGCTGGATCCTTCACGCGGGCCACGAAGGCCGGGGCTACGCCACCGAGGCCGCCCGCGCCGTGCTGGACTGGGCGCGGGGGCGCGTCGCCTCGCTGGTCTCCTACGTGACGCCCGGCAACGACCGCTCCGCCGCGGTGGCCCGGCGCCTCGGCGCCCGCCTCGATGGCGCTGCCCCCCTCCCCGACGGCGAGACCCCCGCCGAGACCGTCGTCTTCCGCCACTGGGGGGCGCCCGCATGA
- a CDS encoding LysR family transcriptional regulator yields MAFNDWDEVRTAFQVARLGTVSGAAGALGVHHATVIRHIDSLEGKLGAKLFQRHARGYTPTEAGRDLLAVAQRTDEQLSQLASRIRGRGDTVTGELVITSLDLLAPLLAPALAAFQEAHPEVTIRFLTDPRLFRLEYGEAHLAIRAGAPPEQPDNVVQKLYVQRVGLYASKGYIARHGRPESLDDLGDHRFIGSAEELPRAPFFRWMADHVPARNVAYRVNQLTTAQAALRAGIGIGFSTTWSQAGRDDVEEVFAPRPEWESQIWLVTHVDLHRTAKVQQISQHLKDWAARWPTG; encoded by the coding sequence ATGGCCTTCAACGACTGGGACGAGGTCCGGACCGCCTTCCAGGTGGCGCGGCTGGGCACGGTGTCCGGCGCGGCGGGGGCGCTGGGCGTGCACCATGCCACGGTGATCCGCCACATCGACAGCCTGGAGGGCAAGCTCGGCGCCAAGCTGTTCCAGCGCCACGCGCGGGGCTACACGCCCACCGAGGCGGGGCGCGACCTCCTGGCCGTGGCCCAGCGCACCGACGAGCAGCTCTCGCAGCTCGCCAGCCGCATCCGCGGGCGCGGCGACACGGTGACGGGCGAGCTGGTGATCACCTCGCTCGACCTCCTGGCGCCGCTGCTGGCCCCCGCGCTCGCCGCCTTCCAGGAGGCGCACCCGGAGGTCACGATCCGCTTCCTGACCGACCCGCGCCTGTTCCGGCTGGAGTACGGCGAGGCGCACCTCGCGATCCGCGCCGGCGCCCCGCCCGAACAGCCCGACAACGTGGTGCAGAAGCTCTATGTCCAGCGGGTCGGGCTCTATGCGTCCAAGGGCTACATCGCCCGGCACGGGCGGCCCGAGTCGCTCGACGACCTCGGCGACCACCGCTTCATCGGATCGGCCGAGGAGTTGCCGCGCGCGCCGTTCTTCCGCTGGATGGCCGACCACGTGCCGGCGCGCAACGTTGCCTACCGGGTGAACCAGCTCACCACCGCGCAGGCGGCCCTGCGCGCGGGCATCGGCATCGGCTTCTCGACCACCTGGTCCCAGGCGGGGCGGGACGACGTGGAGGAGGTGTTCGCGCCGCGCCCCGAGTGGGAGAGCCAGATCTGGCTCGTGACCCACGTGGACCTGCACCGCACCGCAAAGGTGCAGCAGATCTCGCAGCACCTGAAGGACTGGGCGGCGCGCTGGCCGACGGGGTGA
- a CDS encoding DMT family transporter, whose translation MLLFSALVAGSFPLGAAAADHIAPTALNAARFALASLIVGAGVWATGGAPRAAWAAPWRYALLGGVFGLYFVLMFEGLKTAAPVSAAAVFTLTPPMAAGFGWLLLRQRTTPRIALALALGAAGALWVIFDADVAALRRFEVGRGEWVYFWGCAAHALYTPMVRRLNRGERAAVFTFGTLVAGTALISLVGLPAILRTDWGALPGVVWVAIGYTGVFASAATFTLLQYASLRLPSAKVMAYTFLVPAWVAVWSVALGEPAPPVAMLAGVALTVGALGLLLKTETPRT comes from the coding sequence ATGCTCCTGTTCTCGGCGCTGGTGGCGGGGAGCTTCCCGCTGGGCGCCGCCGCCGCCGACCACATCGCGCCCACGGCCCTCAACGCGGCGCGCTTCGCCCTGGCGTCCCTCATCGTGGGCGCCGGGGTCTGGGCCACCGGGGGCGCGCCGCGGGCCGCGTGGGCGGCGCCGTGGCGCTACGCGCTGCTGGGGGGCGTGTTCGGTCTTTACTTCGTACTGATGTTCGAGGGGCTGAAGACGGCCGCCCCGGTGAGCGCGGCGGCGGTCTTCACGCTGACGCCGCCCATGGCGGCGGGCTTCGGCTGGCTGCTCCTGCGCCAGCGCACCACGCCGCGCATCGCGCTGGCGCTGGCGCTCGGCGCGGCGGGGGCGCTCTGGGTGATCTTCGACGCCGACGTGGCCGCGCTCCGCCGCTTCGAGGTCGGGCGGGGCGAGTGGGTCTACTTCTGGGGCTGCGCGGCACACGCGCTCTACACGCCGATGGTGCGGCGCCTGAACCGGGGCGAGCGGGCGGCGGTGTTCACCTTCGGCACGCTGGTGGCGGGCACGGCGCTGATCTCGCTCGTCGGGCTTCCGGCGATCCTGCGGACCGACTGGGGGGCGCTGCCCGGCGTGGTGTGGGTGGCGATCGGCTACACGGGCGTCTTCGCCTCGGCGGCGACGTTCACGCTCCTGCAGTACGCCTCGCTGCGGCTGCCGAGCGCGAAGGTGATGGCCTACACGTTCCTGGTGCCGGCCTGGGTGGCGGTGTGGTCGGTGGCGCTGGGCGAGCCGGCGCCGCCGGTGGCGATGCTGGCGGGCGTGGCGCTGACGGTGGGGGCGTTGGGGTTGTTGTTGAAGACAGAGACGCCCCGGACCTGA
- a CDS encoding ABC transporter ATP-binding protein: MATVELDDVKKRFGRTEVIHGVTAHIEDGEFIVIVGPSGCGKSTLLRMVAGLESVSEGEVRIGGRRVNEAEPMDRDIAMVFQNYALYPHMSVRENMGYGLRIKGEPKTEIARKVGEAASLLQLEPYLDRRPRDLSGGQRQRVAMGRAIVREPSVFLFDEPLSNLDAKLRVQMRLEIRDLQARLGITALYVTHDQVEAMTMADRMIVMNAGRAEQIGTPLAVYERPESLFAAQFIGSPSMNVVDARAEGGAVRLGDVALGDARGASGPVALGIRPEHAHADPAGPLALTVRLAEPLGANTLLHGKLEATGDDFTLSLPGVHRSEPGERVPYAVPPEALHLFDPSTGRRIG, translated from the coding sequence ATGGCGACCGTAGAACTCGACGACGTGAAGAAGCGCTTCGGGCGCACCGAGGTGATCCACGGGGTCACGGCCCACATCGAGGACGGCGAGTTCATCGTCATCGTCGGCCCCTCGGGCTGCGGCAAGTCCACGCTCCTGCGCATGGTGGCGGGGCTCGAGAGCGTCTCCGAGGGCGAGGTCCGCATCGGCGGCCGCCGCGTGAACGAGGCCGAGCCCATGGACCGCGACATCGCCATGGTGTTCCAGAACTACGCCCTCTACCCGCACATGAGCGTGCGCGAGAACATGGGCTATGGCCTGCGCATCAAGGGCGAGCCGAAGACCGAGATCGCCCGCAAGGTCGGCGAGGCCGCCAGCCTCCTCCAGCTTGAGCCCTACCTCGACCGCCGCCCGCGCGACCTCTCGGGCGGCCAGCGCCAGCGGGTCGCCATGGGCCGCGCCATCGTGCGCGAGCCGAGCGTGTTCCTGTTCGACGAGCCGCTCTCGAACCTCGACGCCAAGCTGCGCGTGCAGATGCGCCTCGAGATCCGCGACCTGCAGGCCCGCCTCGGCATCACCGCGCTCTACGTGACCCACGACCAGGTCGAGGCCATGACCATGGCCGACCGCATGATCGTGATGAACGCGGGCCGCGCCGAGCAGATCGGCACGCCGCTGGCCGTCTACGAGCGCCCCGAGTCCCTCTTCGCCGCCCAGTTCATCGGCTCGCCGTCGATGAACGTCGTGGACGCGCGGGCCGAGGGCGGCGCCGTGCGCCTGGGCGACGTGGCCCTCGGCGACGCCCGCGGCGCATCCGGCCCCGTGGCCTTGGGCATCCGCCCCGAGCACGCCCATGCCGACCCCGCCGGCCCCCTCGCCCTCACCGTCCGCCTAGCCGAGCCCCTCGGCGCCAACACCCTGCTGCACGGCAAGCTGGAGGCCACGGGCGACGACTTCACCCTCAGCCTGCCGGGCGTCCACCGCTCCGAGCCCGGCGAGCGCGTCCCCTACGCCGTGCCGCCCGAGGCCCTGCACCTCTTCGACCCGAGCACGGGCCGCCGCATCGGCTGA
- a CDS encoding FMN-dependent NADH-azoreductase: MTTLRIDSSARHDGSVTRQILDRVEARIGAADVRRDLAETPLPQVTGTWTAANFTPKDQRTPEQHEALRQSDALIAELRAADTILIGAPVYNFAVAASLKAWIDLVARAGETFRYTENGPEGLLGDKRVIVAVASGGTPVGSDYDFLSGYLRFILGFMGIRDVTFVDAAGGAVNPDAAFEKADREIEALAA; this comes from the coding sequence ATGACCACGCTTCGCATCGACAGCTCGGCCCGCCACGACGGCTCCGTCACCCGCCAGATCCTCGACCGCGTCGAGGCGCGCATCGGCGCCGCCGACGTGCGCCGCGACCTCGCCGAGACGCCCCTGCCCCAGGTCACCGGCACCTGGACGGCGGCGAACTTCACGCCGAAGGACCAGCGCACCCCCGAGCAGCACGAGGCCCTGCGGCAGTCCGACGCCCTGATCGCCGAGCTGCGCGCCGCCGACACGATCCTGATCGGCGCACCGGTCTACAACTTCGCCGTCGCCGCCTCGCTGAAGGCCTGGATCGACCTCGTGGCCCGCGCCGGCGAGACGTTCCGCTACACCGAGAACGGCCCCGAGGGCCTGCTCGGCGACAAGCGCGTGATCGTGGCCGTCGCCTCGGGCGGCACGCCCGTGGGCTCGGACTACGATTTCCTGTCGGGCTACCTGCGCTTCATCCTGGGCTTCATGGGGATCCGCGACGTGACCTTCGTGGACGCCGCGGGCGGCGCCGTGAACCCCGACGCGGCCTTCGAGAAGGCCGACCGCGAGATCGAGGCCCTGGCCGCCTGA
- the ffh gene encoding signal recognition particle protein: MFESLSDRLGGVFDRLTRQGALTEDDVRTAMREVRVALLEADVSLPVARDFVKRVTQKATGAAVTKSITPGQQVVKIVHDELRRVLEGEEPAGELKIDNPPAPVLMVGLQGGGKTTTTAKIARRLKDREGKKVLMASLDVNRPAAMEQLAILGTQIGVDTLPIVAGQRPVDIAKRAKQQAALGGYDVYFLDTAGRLQIDQVLMDEVQQVRDAVSPRETLLVVDGLTGQVAVEVAEEFDAKVGVTGVVLTRMDGDGRGGAALSMRAVTGKPIRFVGLGEKLDALETFDAGRIAGRILGMGDIVSLVEKAQETADMEAQERMMRRFQKGLFNMNDLKGQLQQMEKMGGMESMMSMMPGMGKAAKAMAGAGIDDRLLKRQIALIDSMTRKERANPAILQASRKKRIARGAGLEVAELNNLLKMHRQMADMMKKLGKGGMLKKAMAMMSGKGGGMPDPSQMDPAAMEAASRQLGAMKGGIPGLGGGGLPPGLSGFGRKK; the protein is encoded by the coding sequence ATGTTCGAGAGCCTGAGCGACCGCCTCGGCGGCGTGTTCGACCGCCTCACCCGCCAGGGCGCCCTGACCGAGGACGACGTGCGCACCGCCATGCGCGAGGTCCGCGTGGCCCTCCTGGAGGCCGACGTCTCGCTGCCCGTCGCCCGCGACTTCGTGAAGCGCGTCACGCAGAAGGCCACGGGCGCCGCCGTCACCAAGTCGATCACGCCCGGCCAGCAGGTCGTGAAGATCGTCCACGACGAGCTCCGCCGCGTCCTCGAAGGCGAGGAGCCGGCGGGCGAGCTGAAGATCGACAACCCCCCGGCGCCGGTCCTGATGGTCGGCCTCCAGGGCGGCGGCAAGACCACCACCACCGCCAAGATCGCCCGCCGCCTCAAGGACCGCGAGGGCAAGAAGGTCCTCATGGCCTCGCTCGACGTGAACCGCCCCGCGGCCATGGAGCAGCTCGCCATCCTGGGCACCCAGATCGGCGTGGACACCCTGCCCATCGTGGCCGGCCAGCGGCCCGTGGACATCGCGAAGCGGGCCAAGCAGCAGGCGGCCCTGGGCGGATACGACGTCTACTTCCTCGACACCGCCGGCCGGCTCCAGATCGACCAGGTGCTGATGGACGAGGTCCAGCAGGTGCGCGACGCCGTCTCCCCGCGCGAGACCCTGCTCGTGGTCGACGGCCTCACGGGCCAGGTCGCCGTCGAGGTGGCCGAGGAATTTGACGCCAAGGTCGGCGTCACCGGCGTGGTGCTCACCCGCATGGACGGCGACGGCCGCGGCGGCGCAGCCCTGTCGATGCGCGCCGTGACCGGCAAGCCGATCCGCTTCGTGGGCCTCGGCGAGAAGCTCGACGCCCTGGAGACCTTCGACGCCGGCCGCATCGCGGGCCGCATCCTCGGCATGGGCGACATCGTCTCCCTCGTGGAGAAGGCCCAGGAGACGGCCGACATGGAGGCCCAGGAGCGCATGATGCGGCGCTTCCAGAAGGGTCTGTTCAACATGAACGACCTGAAGGGCCAGCTTCAGCAGATGGAGAAGATGGGCGGCATGGAGAGCATGATGTCCATGATGCCCGGCATGGGAAAGGCCGCGAAGGCCATGGCCGGCGCCGGCATCGACGACCGCCTCCTGAAGCGCCAGATCGCGCTTATCGACTCCATGACCCGCAAGGAGCGCGCCAACCCCGCGATCCTCCAGGCCAGCCGCAAGAAGCGCATCGCGCGCGGCGCGGGGCTCGAGGTGGCGGAGCTGAACAACCTGCTGAAGATGCACCGCCAGATGGCCGACATGATGAAGAAGCTCGGCAAGGGCGGGATGCTCAAGAAGGCCATGGCGATGATGTCCGGCAAGGGCGGCGGCATGCCCGACCCCTCGCAGATGGACCCCGCCGCGATGGAGGCCGCCTCGCGCCAGCTCGGCGCCATGAAGGGCGGGATCCCCGGTCTCGGCGGTGGCGGCCTGCCCCCCGGCCTCTCGGGCTTCGGCCGCAAGAAGTGA